Genomic segment of Paenibacillus sp. FSL R5-0623:
AGAGACATGACCAACTCTGTGCATTGCCGTAAATGCGAGTCGATCTCGGTTGAAAAATTGGGTAACGAGTGGTTTGCTTCTTCTTGCCATTGCTTGCACCTCCTTTTGATGAGTTAATAATTTGACCATCGTAGATGGTCAGTGTGGCATTTGCGTCTCGGAGAGACGATTGTCGCGACGTACTTTCGCGGCAACATGCTTTGTTGACTCATCAGAAGATGAGGCAATGCCTTTTTGTGTTTCGCAGAAACACTTGTCCCATTGGCAAATGGGGCAACGGCTTTTCCCAAGGGGCGAGTTTCCATGGCTCCGTTTTGCAGGGAGTGCCGTAGGCCGAGCGGTCGGCGATAGGCGAGCACAACGGGGCTTGGTGGTTCTTAGTGAGCCGATTTTCCGTAGGAAGAGGCGAGCTTAGAACCCACCCATGGAAACGAAGCCCCTGTTCCCGTTGATGATTGCATTATAGATTTTGAAGGAGGAATTATAACCTTCTCTCGATTAATGCAAAAAAAAGGCTCCACGCCCTTGGGCGTAGGAGCCTCTTCTCGCTCGCGAGAAGCATGGTTTTCATGTTGTTGATGCTGTGCGACAACCCATGCTGTAATTGCAAATGCATGCCCAATTAGATTGTTAGATTGGGTATGAAGCATTATTAGAGTAGTTGACACACCAACACTGGATCAACCTATCTTATTCATCCGATTCTTGATTTGTCAGCGAAATAGTTTATTTTCCGTATTATATTCTTTCCTCTTCCACTTTAAACAAGTACAACTGTGGTCAGGGTTTAATAGAAGTTCTAACGCCATTTTTGATATTTCAAGTTGATCTCGCCCAATTAACTTAGTCTTCATATCGTACTGAGTATTTTTCTGAAGCTTTTTTCTGTTTACTTTTGCCATAACTCAATTCCATTTCGAGTCTTCAAAAGTCGAAAAATCATTTCATCTAAAACAGGCTTAAAAGCAGTGGCTACTTGTGATTTCTGAATAGAATGAGAGTCGATATTAGCGAAAAGAGGCGAGTTGGGGAAAACGCTATTCCAACAATAATCAGGATATAGCCGACACGCTTCCTGGTTATAAAATATGTGCGAAGCTTCAATATCGTTAAATCTTGTCCTTAAAATGCCACCAACCCTTAATTCGGGGTTAAATTCGTCTTGTACATACTTGATTTTATTCAGCCAGCTTTTGATTAGTTGGAGTTTGTTAGGAGAGTACGTCATGACTGCGAAATCGGAGATAGACAATGATAGGCTAAACACTTCTTTGGAAGACGTACTGGGAGTATCTATAACGACAAAATCATAATATGCCGTCTTTGCCTGATTTAGCAGTTCTTTCATTGCAATAACGACCTCTGGCATTTTATAGCCTTGAATGTAAAACTTGAATGGAGAAGAGCAAATCCACTGATCGCCAGGAATAATGTGAAGATTTTCGTTGATAGGAACAATATATGAAGCAACATCGCCACTCTCTAATACATCACAAATCGTTCCTCTCACCGTATTATCGTGTAATAACACCTCGCTCAAGTCGCATTGTCCACATAGGTCGAGTGCCAACACTTTATAATTGGCACTTAATAAGTGTGCAAACATGCAGGCAATCGTTGTCTTGCCAGAGCCGCCAATTGTACTACTAATGCTGATTGCGATAGTCATTAGTCTTTCACCACCCTATTTTGATGGTAAGTTTACCGTTAATATCCGTGAAAAGTCAATACCAAAATAAAGTTAATTATTTTAACACAAATCAGTATAAAAAGTAAATAAGAACTTATCACACATTGTATGAACATGTTTCATACAACCTCATAATTGTTATGAACAAGTTATGAACATCCTCACACCTATTCGGTAACATGTTCGTAATTCTTATGAATTTGTTACACATCTATCCATATAAAAAAACCGAGCAACAATCAGATAGGCTATTTGAGCATTGTTGTCGGCAATGAAAGTTGTTTGCATATTGGAATTTGAAATATAGTCAACTGGGCATGCTTTTGATAACGTCCTTATGAATTCCGTGCCACACAATCCTGCGCGGTTTCCCTTGCCTCTTTTAAAGATTCCCACAATATCTAAACCTCCTCCTCTCCTGAACACAGATTTCAGAGGAAGATGTCGATCTGTTACCCAACTCTTCTAAAATCTCGCTTTTCAAAGTAAAAGTACCGAAGAATCGGCTATATTCACCGATATCGACGGTACTTTTATTGATTCCCCCTAATTATCTCTTGATTATTCTTATACATCTGAATACGAAATCATCGGGGATGGAGAAAGCGTTCGTTATAATCATCGCTTTAATGACAGAAAACCTACCTTCTAATGACCCCACAACTAAGAAAAAACCGCCAATCCGAAATTGTTATATTAGTGACTGAGATTCTCAAGTAATCTCCTCATGTTCAGTCCACACTTGGAATTAAGACTTGTATTGATCTAAGAAAAAAGTGTACTATTCATTCGTTCCATTTTTTTCATTATTGAATTGACTCTCAAATACTTCTTTTGCCCCTTCGTGCCAACCAGTAAACTTATAAATCCTTTTGGTTACTTTCCTGCCTTCACCTGTAACGCCACGAAGTAATAGCCCCCTCGTTTATTGTCGCAGAAAGCCCACCTTTTCCACTTGTATCATAAAACTCTTCTATCTCCACAGTTTCAGCCGTATTTATTCGAGTCGCAATTGCAAGTTCTTGAGCAACTCGGGCTTGAGCTTGAGCCATTTGCGATAAAAGTTCTTGTCTTGCAGTTTCTATTTGCAACTCGAAAACAGGTGACTCTGACATGCCTTGTATTTTCTCAACCGCCTTCTCTGCTCCCTTAGTAATTAAATAAACTGAAGGATTTAATGCAAACAATACTTTATCTTTAGTACTCATTTTTTTTGGGGTCGAACATATTCAACATCTTCCACAACTCCTTTTTATACTGCTTTTGTACGAAAACCACCTTTTCACAACCTGACAACTCGCATTTTACATTTCAGGCAAGTTTAACGGAGATGGAATTGATCATATTTCTTATTTATTTCAACTTTACATAAACCTAATCGGTTTTCCTCGCGTTATTTCAGCGTATTCCGCTATAATTCTCTAACTATTTCTTCATCCAACATAGCTTTTCTCTTTTCCCAGTCGGGCATTAACAAATAAAGCATATTATAGAAGCCGTCCTTGTGGTCATTATATTGAAAATGAATCAACTCGTGTAGCACCACATAATCGATACAATATTTAGGTGCTTTAATCAACTCTGAATTAAGAAGAATGGTATTCGAATCAATGAGTGCAGAACCCCATCTTGCCTTCATAGTACGTAGGTCAATCCTCGGTTTGTGAATGCCGTATTTTTGCACCAGCGAATATTGTTTATCTAAAGACTCTTCAAATGTTTTGATTGCCTTATCACGATACCATTCATCCATCAGCTTGGCTTTACGAGCATAATTATTCGGATCTTTTACCATAAGTACAATAAAACCTCGGTAATACTTGACCCTTTCTTCTTCAGTAGTGATTTCCAAACGCAAACGATACTGCTTACCTAAATACTTGTATGATTCGCCACTAACATATTCACGTTCGCTTTGTTTATACGGCTGTACTTGTTCAAAACTGTTTACATTCTTCAAGATCCAGCCGCCCTTACTCTTTACAAAATCGTATATAAAACTGAGTGGTACTTTCTCCGAAGCAGAGATCATAATCGTCATATTAGGTTTAATGTTGAGGTTTACATTCTTAACATTTTTTCGTTCAATGAAAAACTCGATTACACGATCGGCAAATACTATCTGATGTTTTTCCATAATGTCACTACCTTAATAACGACGTAATGCCACTGTCTTTATCTGTTCAATAATTTTATCAACTTGGTCAAAGCCAAGACTGACATTATGCTCTTTCGTAAAGTCAAAGATAAGGTCATCTAATTCTTGTGCAATCCGATTGTGTACTTCCATGTTATCATGCCAATCCACCTTGGTGTAAGCACGAATGATATCTTCCATTTTCAATGCTAATTCGGCTAATAGTTCTTCACTCATCTTCTGCTCTTTCATAATGTCTTTCGTCACACCATAGAAAGCCTGAGCATTTCCATTTTTCCTGATGCTATCAGGATAATCCTCAACAGGCTCCCCTTCCTGGTATTCCTTTTTAAGATCATTCATTCTCTGCAAATACTCGGCTTCAGAAATCCGTTGTTGCTTATATGCCTCAATTGCTTCCTTTACCCGTTCAGAAAACTTCTTGTAATACGCAGGATTCTCATCCCATTTTGTATTGATGCTTTTAGTAAGACGAGTACGAATCGCATCTGCTTTGGCGCGTTTCGATTCTAACCGCTCCAATTCCTCTTCAAATGCCTTTTGATTAAGAATATCCACTGGATTAGTGATGCGAATAACCTCTTCAGCAGAGATATAATGGTCCATTAGATTCTGCATTTTCGCTTCATATTCTTTATGGTCAATGGTATCGGAATAGCGTAACTTCACCGCTTTACGAAGTTCTTGAAAAAATTTCAAGTCCTTCTTAAACCTTTTCAATTCCTCTGGCGGCAATGCGTTATAAATTTTTTCAGACTCTAATGCTATACCAAGATTTTGCCCGAATTTTGAGAGGACTCCGTAAAATTCTTGCCTACGCTCCTCATCTTCCAGCCATACTTCATATTCTTCAGCATCTTGTTTGTTCTTAATTGGAGCGAAAATTTGAAGTAAGTCGGAGTGGTACTGCCGCAATGAACCAATTACACTGATCACATCGTAAATGGCTCCCTGCAAATCCTTGGGATCGAAGTTTTCAAGCCCTGCACCTGAATACATCTCCAATGCCTGGTCCAATCTATCCAACAATCCCCTGTAATCGATAATGAAACCATAGTCTTTACCATCATACAATCGATTAACTCTGGCAATTGCCTGTAACAATGTATGCTCTCTCATTGGCTTATCAATATATAAAACAGTAGCTCTTGGTGCATCGAAACCAGTAAGAAGCTTATCAACAACGATTAACAACTCAATCTCATCACCCTCGATGAAATCCTCTTTAATCGCATCCTCATAGTTTTCGTCATCACCATAGCGATTCATCATTCGATTCCAAAAATTGAGCACCTTATCTCTTGACACCTCATCGACTATTTCATGCCCTTCTCTTTGATCTGGAGGAGAAATGACAACAGCACACGTAAGATCACCAAACTCCTCAAAGGCTTCTAAATATCGAATAGCTTCAATCTTACTATTGGTCGCAAGCATTGCTTTGAACTGGCTTCCCTGTGTCTTATAGTTGTCCAAAAAATGCTGATTAATATCAAATGCAATCATACTAATCCGCTGATTAGATGAGGCAATCCGCTCAAACTGACTCCACTTTTTCATGACCTCATCTTTTTGCTTGTCATTTAAGTTACGAGTGATCATCTCCAAGCGGGTATCAATCGCCTTTTGATTGACTGTTTGATCGATCATTTTCCCCTCGTATAGAAGTGGGACAATCGCCTTGTCTCTTACACCGTCAGCAATCGTATATGTATGAATTAGTTTACCAAACTTAATCATGGTGCTCTTTTCTTTCTTCATGAGCGGCGTGCCTGTGAAACCCAAATAACAGGCGTTGGGGAAAACCTTTTTCATCTTAATGTGAAGTTCACCATACTGTGTCCGATGCGATTCATCGACTAAGATGAATATATCTCTGGACTCTATAGGTTTTAGCTGTGTCGAAGCCGTATCGAACTTATGAACCAATGTTGTCACAATATCCGCATTGTTGTCTTTAATGAGATCGACAAGATGCGACCCTTTAGTCGCCCTGCTTGCTTTTAATCGTGTATGTTTAAACGTCTTATGTATCTGCTTATCCAGTTCCACTCGATCGGTTACGATAACCACTTTTGGATTAAAATCATTCATCTCGGATAGGATATATTTCGCCAGCATCACCATCGTTAAGCTCTTGCCTGAACCTTGGGTATGCCATATGACACCAGATTGACGATTCCCATTTTCGTCACGTTCTTGGATGGTCTTGATGATTTCCTTGATCGCAAAATATTGTTGATATCGAGTTACCTTCTTAACATCTTTATCAAAAAGGGTAAAGAAGTGAGTTAGTTCCAGCAACCGTTCAGGATGAAACAGAGAGATGATATTCTTATCTTGCGTTGTCGGCAAGCGACCTACGACGGTTTCATCCAATAGTGAATGCAACCATTCTTCTTTCTCTTCCTTCCACACCGACCAGAACTTCTTTGGCGTGTTGCACGTTGCATACTTCGTCTCATTTTTGTTCGTAGACATGACGATTTGTACATACTTAAAGAGCTGTGGAGCATAGTCCTTCCCCTGGTTGCGAATCATTTGACTAATGCCTTGTTCCATCGAGATTGATGCCTTCTTACATTCAATAACAGCAAACGGGATCCCATTCACGAACAACACAACATCGGGACGTATAGTACCACGCCCATCCATACGTTCTACTGTAAATTCTTCAATCACATGAAAAACATTATTCTCGAAGTTATCCCAATCAATGTAATGAATCGTGAATGACTTCTTTGAGCCGTCGGGTAAGAACTCCGTGTAGCTTCGCCCCAACATCAGTGTCTCGAAGATCTTCTCATTCGTTTTCACGAGTCCGTCTGTTAATGGCTCATCAAGATCCCGAATGGCTTGCTGAATATTGGTCTGGCTGAATTTATAGGTAACTCCCTTGTATTCATACGAGTTAAAATCTTTCAATTTTTCTTCCAATACCGTTTTCAACAAAACGTCATAGAGACTACCACGTATTGATTCCGCTTGCTCTGGTGTTAGGATTCTATATTGTAATCCCTTTAGAATATCAAGCGCTGGCTGTTGGCTGATATTACGCTCGTCATTGTTATTTTCTCGTTCCACTTTTACACCTCCGAAAGTAGGGATTAGAAGAAAAGGGCAAAGGTTAGACCTTTACCCGCACTTTTCCTGTTAGTAAGAGTTGCATTAATCCTTTTTTCTGTTTTTTCAAAGAATCTACTTCTCTTTCAAGGCATTGTATTTCCTCTACTGCTAACGATAATACCTCGGCGATTTTTCTTTGCTCATTTTTAGGCGGACAAGCAACTGGGATATCGAAAAAGTCATTAACATCTAAATTTAATAATCCATCGTTTCTAACACCTGTATTTATCACACGAGTCAAATGTCTATTCAATTTTCCTGATATAAAATAATGTTTATAGAACTCAGTGTCACCCTCAATGATTTGAAAACTATAATAAACATTTGGTATGACAGCCTCATCATAGTCTTCCAGCCTAAAAATACAACCACATGGATACGTTTTAGAATTGCCTTTGTTATAGGCAAATTCATTTTTCTTAATCAGAATATATTTTGATAGATTCTCACCCGCAATAACTTTACTAAACCTATCACTTTGATTAAGAAAACCGCTTAATGAAGAAATTGTTAAAACAGGGTACTCCTCTTTCCCCTCATTTTTCCGTAGCATCCTTTTTGATATCTTCTTTAACTTTGCTACCATCCATTCTTCAGGAAGTATTCCTACCTTTGTATCCTTATAACCTACAGGAACCTCTCCTCCCTTAATCATTTCAAGACGTTCTTGTATTTCTCCTTCCGTATACTTTTCCCTGTCATTCCATCTGATTTGCCCCATCAACAATTTCTGCATCAACCCCTTTTTCCGCTCTTTTTTCTGCTCGATTAGCTTTTCTTTTAGTTCAATAGCTTTATCCCAGATAGAGAGGATTGAGGCGATCTTTTGTTGTTCTTCTGGCGGTGGAATTGGAATTTCAAAAGCAAACAGGTCTTCTAAAGTTATGCTTGCTTGGTTCGCATTACCCCTGGCACTGCTTTCTATATGGTAAACGTACCTTCTTGTAGTTAGGTTGTTATATAAAAATAGTTGATCAACATTTGATTTTGCTCTAAGTCTTACAGCATTTTGATTAAGTAGAGATCCCTCTATACTGCGAGGTACTGTTATTACCTTACCAACCATTGAATCGTATAGGGGAGGTCTTGAACCTACTGTTGTAACGATTATATCTCCATCTAACAGTTCATATTCTTTGTATACATCTTTTGTTTCAGAAGATAGGTAGATCGGATCTTCATCTCTAATTGAGTTGTAGGTTGTATCGGAGACTCGGATTACTCTAATTCCCTCACTACGATAATCTATAGACTTAAACGCATATCCTTTTTTATAATCAACTAAATCACCCAGATTCGATAATTCCCAATTCGTGTTCTGCATCATCTCACCTACAATCCAAGTTCTTTAAGGTATTTGTCCATCTGTGCTTCTGCCTCTTGAATCTCCTGCTTAATACTTGTAATATTCACTTTCACTTGCTCCATATTAACTTGATCTTCTTCCTCAAACGTATCCACATACCTTGGAATGTTGAGGTTAAAGTCGTTCTCTTTAATCTCATCAACTGTAGCTACATATGAGTATTTATCAATGGA
This window contains:
- a CDS encoding SprT family zinc-dependent metalloprotease; protein product: MEKHQIVFADRVIEFFIERKNVKNVNLNIKPNMTIMISASEKVPLSFIYDFVKSKGGWILKNVNSFEQVQPYKQSEREYVSGESYKYLGKQYRLRLEITTEEERVKYYRGFIVLMVKDPNNYARKAKLMDEWYRDKAIKTFEESLDKQYSLVQKYGIHKPRIDLRTMKARWGSALIDSNTILLNSELIKAPKYCIDYVVLHELIHFQYNDHKDGFYNMLYLLMPDWEKRKAMLDEEIVREL
- a CDS encoding type I restriction endonuclease subunit R; its protein translation is MERENNNDERNISQQPALDILKGLQYRILTPEQAESIRGSLYDVLLKTVLEEKLKDFNSYEYKGVTYKFSQTNIQQAIRDLDEPLTDGLVKTNEKIFETLMLGRSYTEFLPDGSKKSFTIHYIDWDNFENNVFHVIEEFTVERMDGRGTIRPDVVLFVNGIPFAVIECKKASISMEQGISQMIRNQGKDYAPQLFKYVQIVMSTNKNETKYATCNTPKKFWSVWKEEKEEWLHSLLDETVVGRLPTTQDKNIISLFHPERLLELTHFFTLFDKDVKKVTRYQQYFAIKEIIKTIQERDENGNRQSGVIWHTQGSGKSLTMVMLAKYILSEMNDFNPKVVIVTDRVELDKQIHKTFKHTRLKASRATKGSHLVDLIKDNNADIVTTLVHKFDTASTQLKPIESRDIFILVDESHRTQYGELHIKMKKVFPNACYLGFTGTPLMKKEKSTMIKFGKLIHTYTIADGVRDKAIVPLLYEGKMIDQTVNQKAIDTRLEMITRNLNDKQKDEVMKKWSQFERIASSNQRISMIAFDINQHFLDNYKTQGSQFKAMLATNSKIEAIRYLEAFEEFGDLTCAVVISPPDQREGHEIVDEVSRDKVLNFWNRMMNRYGDDENYEDAIKEDFIEGDEIELLIVVDKLLTGFDAPRATVLYIDKPMREHTLLQAIARVNRLYDGKDYGFIIDYRGLLDRLDQALEMYSGAGLENFDPKDLQGAIYDVISVIGSLRQYHSDLLQIFAPIKNKQDAEEYEVWLEDEERRQEFYGVLSKFGQNLGIALESEKIYNALPPEELKRFKKDLKFFQELRKAVKLRYSDTIDHKEYEAKMQNLMDHYISAEEVIRITNPVDILNQKAFEEELERLESKRAKADAIRTRLTKSINTKWDENPAYYKKFSERVKEAIEAYKQQRISEAEYLQRMNDLKKEYQEGEPVEDYPDSIRKNGNAQAFYGVTKDIMKEQKMSEELLAELALKMEDIIRAYTKVDWHDNMEVHNRIAQELDDLIFDFTKEHNVSLGFDQVDKIIEQIKTVALRRY
- a CDS encoding ParA family protein — protein: MTIAISISSTIGGSGKTTIACMFAHLLSANYKVLALDLCGQCDLSEVLLHDNTVRGTICDVLESGDVASYIVPINENLHIIPGDQWICSSPFKFYIQGYKMPEVVIAMKELLNQAKTAYYDFVVIDTPSTSSKEVFSLSLSISDFAVMTYSPNKLQLIKSWLNKIKYVQDEFNPELRVGGILRTRFNDIEASHIFYNQEACRLYPDYCWNSVFPNSPLFANIDSHSIQKSQVATAFKPVLDEMIFRLLKTRNGIELWQK
- a CDS encoding restriction endonuclease subunit S, translated to MMQNTNWELSNLGDLVDYKKGYAFKSIDYRSEGIRVIRVSDTTYNSIRDEDPIYLSSETKDVYKEYELLDGDIIVTTVGSRPPLYDSMVGKVITVPRSIEGSLLNQNAVRLRAKSNVDQLFLYNNLTTRRYVYHIESSARGNANQASITLEDLFAFEIPIPPPEEQQKIASILSIWDKAIELKEKLIEQKKERKKGLMQKLLMGQIRWNDREKYTEGEIQERLEMIKGGEVPVGYKDTKVGILPEEWMVAKLKKISKRMLRKNEGKEEYPVLTISSLSGFLNQSDRFSKVIAGENLSKYILIKKNEFAYNKGNSKTYPCGCIFRLEDYDEAVIPNVYYSFQIIEGDTEFYKHYFISGKLNRHLTRVINTGVRNDGLLNLDVNDFFDIPVACPPKNEQRKIAEVLSLAVEEIQCLEREVDSLKKQKKGLMQLLLTGKVRVKV